One window of Nicotiana tomentosiformis chromosome 11, ASM39032v3, whole genome shotgun sequence genomic DNA carries:
- the LOC138901300 gene encoding uncharacterized protein, translating to MDLSLRQHRLLELLKDYDITILYHPSKENVVADASSIKTESMGSLAFISAGERPLDLDIQSLANRIVRLDIPDPSLVLVSVVAQSSLFERIKACQYDDSHLLVLIETVLWGDSKEVTIGDDGVLRLQGRLCVPYVDGLRDTILVEVHSSGKPDLNFQEHEKDDKNQE from the exons ATGGATCTTAGTTTGAGGCAGCACAGGttgcttgagttactaaaggattatgatattactatcctctaTCATCCGAGCAAGgagaatgtggttgcggatgcgtCGAGCATAAAGACcgaaagtatgggtagtttggcattcatttcagcagggGAGAGGCCATTggatttggacattcagtccttagctaacagaattgtgaggttggatattccAGACCCCAGTCTAGTTCTTGTATCtgttgtggctcagtcttctttattcgAGCGGATCAAGGCTTGTCAGTATGATGATTCACACTTGCTGGTTCTTATAGAGACGGTGCTATGGGGTGATTCCAAAGAGGTCACtatcggtgatgatggtgttctTCGACTCcaaggtcgcctatgtgttccttatGTTGATGGCCTGAGGGATACGATTCTAGTGGAGGTGCACAGTTCagg GAAACCAGACTTGAATTTCCAAGAGCATGAAAAAGATGACAAAAACCAGGAATAA